One part of the Cyclobacteriaceae bacterium genome encodes these proteins:
- a CDS encoding SdpI family protein, with translation MFIYILLGIVLVVIGLSLKFGRIEKNYFFGYRTPRSMKNKMNWEFANGLMANYSIIVGVLSILSGVIGWYFNLNSKYIIYITVGLMAVCLITTEIRLYKFDKAKRENKG, from the coding sequence ATGTTCATCTACATTCTCTTAGGAATAGTATTGGTAGTTATTGGCCTGTCTCTTAAATTTGGTAGAATTGAAAAAAACTATTTTTTTGGTTACCGTACACCTCGGTCAATGAAAAATAAAATGAATTGGGAATTCGCTAACGGTCTTATGGCAAATTATTCAATTATTGTCGGAGTTTTATCAATATTAAGTGGTGTTATTGGATGGTATTTCAATCTAAACAGTAAGTATATAATTTACATTACAGTTGGACTAATGGCTGTGTGCCTGATCACAACAGAGATACGATTATATAAATTTGATAAGGCTAAGCGTGAAAACAAAGGATGA
- the glmS gene encoding glutamine--fructose-6-phosphate transaminase (isomerizing) yields the protein MCGIVAYVGHRDAQEVIIKGLKRLEYRGYDSAGIALLNNGLNVYKKKGKVSDLEDHITDGTLKSTIGIGHTRWATHGEPNDVNAHPHYSYSRKLAIIHNGIIENYSSLKRELLNKGHVFLSETDTEVLIHFIEDIWENNHCSLEEAVRLALTKVVGAYAIVIMSNDNPDQLIAARKGSPLVIGIGKDEFFMASDATPIIEYTKDVVYLNDQEIAVIDEGQLRIKTIEDAPMTPYIQKLEMELEAIEKGGFDHFMLKEIFEQPKSIKDCLRGRLDSQANRLVLGGIREYVNKMMNAERIIIVACGTSWHAGLVAEYMIEELCRIPVEVEYASEFRYRNPIVREGDVVIAISQSGETADTLAAIELAKSKGAVIIGVCNVVGSSIARASHAGSYTHAGPEIGVASTKAFTAQLTVLSMICLIIAQKRGTITDQAFHQMLVELETIPEKVEKVLGLNDKIREIAYTFKDVSNFLYLGRGYNFPVALEGALKLKEISYIHAEGYPAAEMKHGPIALIDEEMPVVFIATHDSSYEKIVSNIQEVKARKGRVIAVVTEGDRLIPQMAEFTIEVPAVQDALIPIVSVIPLQLLSYHIAVMRGCNVDQPRNLAKSVTVE from the coding sequence ATGTGCGGAATTGTTGCTTACGTGGGCCATCGCGATGCCCAGGAGGTTATTATAAAAGGACTAAAACGCCTGGAGTACCGTGGCTATGACAGTGCGGGAATTGCCTTGCTCAACAACGGGCTGAACGTCTACAAAAAGAAAGGCAAAGTTTCAGATCTGGAGGACCATATTACCGATGGAACACTAAAAAGCACGATTGGTATCGGCCATACACGATGGGCCACCCATGGTGAACCTAATGATGTAAATGCACATCCTCATTACTCCTATAGCCGTAAGCTGGCTATTATTCATAATGGTATCATTGAAAATTACAGCTCTTTAAAAAGAGAGCTGCTCAACAAAGGCCATGTATTTCTAAGCGAAACAGACACCGAGGTTCTTATTCATTTCATTGAAGATATTTGGGAGAACAATCATTGTTCTTTAGAAGAAGCTGTTCGCTTAGCCTTAACTAAGGTTGTGGGTGCTTACGCCATTGTAATCATGTCAAACGATAATCCCGATCAACTGATCGCTGCCCGAAAAGGGAGCCCGTTGGTTATTGGAATCGGGAAAGACGAGTTCTTCATGGCGTCTGATGCCACACCTATAATTGAATATACCAAAGATGTTGTCTACCTGAATGACCAGGAGATTGCTGTTATAGATGAAGGTCAATTGCGCATCAAAACCATTGAAGATGCGCCCATGACACCTTACATTCAAAAGCTTGAAATGGAACTTGAGGCCATTGAAAAGGGTGGCTTTGATCACTTCATGCTCAAAGAAATTTTTGAACAACCTAAGTCAATTAAAGATTGTTTGCGTGGACGATTGGATTCACAAGCCAACCGATTGGTACTGGGCGGAATTCGCGAGTACGTTAATAAAATGATGAATGCCGAGCGTATTATTATCGTGGCGTGCGGAACATCATGGCATGCCGGCTTGGTGGCTGAGTACATGATTGAAGAATTATGCAGAATCCCGGTTGAGGTTGAGTACGCTTCTGAGTTTCGCTACCGCAATCCTATTGTACGGGAAGGCGATGTGGTAATTGCAATTTCACAATCCGGTGAAACGGCCGATACGCTTGCCGCCATAGAATTGGCCAAATCGAAGGGTGCTGTTATTATTGGTGTTTGTAACGTAGTAGGCTCATCCATTGCACGCGCCTCGCATGCAGGATCCTATACACACGCAGGGCCCGAGATTGGTGTAGCCAGCACGAAAGCCTTTACCGCGCAGCTTACCGTATTAAGCATGATCTGCCTGATCATTGCGCAAAAGCGTGGCACCATCACCGACCAGGCTTTTCACCAGATGTTGGTAGAACTGGAAACCATTCCTGAAAAAGTGGAAAAGGTGTTGGGGCTTAACGACAAGATTCGGGAGATCGCCTATACTTTTAAAGATGTTTCAAACTTTCTGTATCTCGGCCGAGGCTATAATTTCCCAGTAGCCCTGGAAGGTGCATTGAAACTTAAAGAAATTTCCTACATCCATGCCGAAGGTTACCCTGCTGCCGAAATGAAGCACGGACCTATTGCCTTGATTGATGAAGAAATGCCGGTAGTATTTATTGCTACACACGATAGCTCTTACGAAAAAATTGTTTCGAACATACAGGAGGTGAAAGCCCGCAAGGGGCGTGTCATTGCTGTTGTTACGGAGGGCGATCGCCTCATTCCTCAAATGGCTGAGTTTACAATTGAAGTTCCTGCTGTACAAGATGCCCTCATACCAATTGTTTCCGTAATTCCGTTGCAGTTGCTTTCCTACCACATTGCTGTTATGCGTGGCTGCAATGTTGATCAGCCGAGGAACTTAGCAAAATCGGTTACGGTAGAGTAA
- a CDS encoding 3-hydroxyacyl-CoA dehydrogenase, with protein MNILVIGDPLNLEECKQKFGDQHAYTFEQDHREAERFVAGSDLVFDFILDEEPFQAEIYADKQGANVFINTAKLSLAELSSLTDHKITANLFGFNGLPTFVNRSVLEVSVLRPVDGAPLKSLCTKLGTDFLLVEDRVGLVTPRVICMIINEAFYTVLEGTATREDIDQAMKLGTNYPHGPFEWCSLIGIKHVYELLEAVYEDTHDERYKVCPLLKREYLMG; from the coding sequence ATGAACATTTTGGTGATCGGTGACCCGTTAAATCTCGAAGAATGCAAGCAGAAATTTGGAGATCAGCATGCGTATACCTTTGAGCAGGATCACCGCGAGGCAGAACGATTTGTAGCCGGCAGCGACCTGGTGTTTGATTTTATATTGGATGAGGAGCCCTTTCAGGCCGAGATCTATGCCGATAAGCAAGGTGCTAATGTATTTATTAACACCGCCAAATTATCGTTAGCCGAATTGTCTAGTCTCACGGATCATAAGATCACAGCAAATCTTTTTGGTTTTAACGGACTCCCCACTTTTGTTAATCGTTCGGTATTGGAAGTAAGCGTGCTGCGGCCGGTGGATGGTGCGCCTTTAAAATCCCTTTGTACTAAACTGGGAACGGATTTTTTACTGGTGGAAGACCGTGTTGGACTGGTTACGCCTCGTGTCATCTGCATGATTATCAATGAAGCCTTCTACACCGTTCTGGAAGGCACGGCCACCCGTGAAGACATAGATCAGGCCATGAAGCTGGGCACCAACTACCCACACGGCCCGTTTGAATGGTGCAGCCTCATCGGCATTAAGCATGTGTATGAGTTGCTGGAAGCCGTGTATGAAGACACGCACGATGAACGCTACAAAGTGTGCCCATTATTGAAGCGGGAGTATTTAATGGGGTAG
- a CDS encoding zinc metallopeptidase, with product MGLLIIGVVFMLIGSLVSGRLRSKFREYSQTRLTQNLTGAEIARLMLADNGIYDVKVTSVEGQLTDHYNPANKTVNLSEEVYNGRNAAAAAVAAHECGHAVQHATAYSMLELRSAMVPIQNVTSKVMNFIFIAMMFGAFAAKGLFSFDTALIVIIGSYTVFALFALITLPVEFDASRRALAWIENRGIVNRQEHDMAKDALKWAAMTYVVAALAALASLMYWVMIFLGRRD from the coding sequence ATGGGATTATTAATAATTGGTGTTGTGTTTATGTTGATTGGCTCACTGGTAAGTGGCCGGTTAAGGAGTAAATTCCGTGAGTATTCGCAAACACGCTTAACACAAAATCTTACCGGTGCCGAGATTGCCCGCCTAATGTTGGCCGACAATGGTATTTATGACGTAAAGGTTACCAGTGTTGAAGGTCAATTAACCGACCATTACAATCCGGCCAACAAAACAGTAAATTTAAGTGAAGAGGTTTATAATGGCCGCAATGCAGCTGCAGCCGCTGTGGCAGCCCACGAATGCGGCCACGCTGTTCAGCATGCAACCGCTTATTCGATGCTGGAACTTCGGTCGGCCATGGTTCCGATACAAAATGTGACCTCCAAGGTTATGAATTTCATTTTCATCGCCATGATGTTCGGTGCGTTTGCGGCAAAGGGATTGTTCTCGTTTGATACGGCCTTGATCGTAATTATTGGTTCATACACGGTTTTTGCTTTGTTTGCCTTAATCACCTTGCCCGTAGAATTTGATGCCAGCCGCAGGGCTTTAGCGTGGATCGAAAACCGGGGAATCGTTAACCGCCAGGAACATGATATGGCCAAGGATGCCTTGAAATGGGCCGCCATGACCTACGTGGTTGCGGCTTTGGCAGCGCTAGCATCACTTATGTATTGGGTTATGATCTTTTTGGGTAGGCGTGATTAA
- a CDS encoding glutamine--tRNA ligase/YqeY domain fusion protein, whose translation MAEEKSLNFLEEIVENDLREGKHQTILTRFPPEPNGYLHIGHAKSICLNFGLALKYGGKTNLRFDDTNPVTEETEYVESIKNDIQWLGFQWANEFYASDYFEQLYEFAVKLIKKGLAYVDDSSSEAIAQQKGTPTQPGTNSPFRNRSVEENLRLFADMRAGKYSDGTKVLRAKVELPNGQSGMAHPNMHMRDPIIYRIKHAHHHRTGDAWCIYPMYDFAHGQSDSIEKITHSICTLEFVPHRALYDWFIENLEIYPSRQYEFARLNLTYTVMSKRKLLQLVNENHVSGWDDPRMPTLSGVRRRGYTPESLRDFCDRIGVAKRDNLIDVGLLEFCVREHLNKVALRRMVVFDPIKVVITNYPEGKTEIVSSENNPEDEATGTREIPFSREVYIEQEDFMENPPKKYFRLAPGQMVRLKSAYIIKCESVVKDANGHVTELHCTYIPESRSGSDTSGINVKGTLHWVSVAHAVKAEVRLYDRLFKVEDVADAEGDFKDHLNPDSLKIQTVFAEPDLLKAKADTRYQFMRKGYFVLDPDTTTDKLVFNRTVTLRDMWSKSSKT comes from the coding sequence ATGGCCGAAGAAAAGAGCTTGAACTTTCTGGAAGAGATTGTTGAAAACGATTTGCGGGAAGGGAAACACCAAACCATCCTTACCCGTTTTCCGCCCGAACCAAACGGCTATCTGCACATTGGTCATGCCAAAAGCATTTGCCTCAATTTTGGTTTAGCACTTAAATATGGTGGAAAGACCAACCTGCGCTTTGATGACACCAATCCGGTAACTGAAGAAACCGAGTATGTTGAGAGTATAAAAAATGACATTCAATGGCTTGGGTTCCAGTGGGCCAATGAGTTTTATGCTTCCGATTATTTTGAACAGTTATATGAGTTTGCAGTGAAACTCATTAAGAAAGGGTTGGCTTATGTAGACGATAGCAGCAGTGAAGCTATAGCACAGCAGAAGGGAACGCCTACGCAGCCAGGAACCAATAGTCCGTTTAGAAATCGAAGTGTAGAAGAAAACCTGCGGCTTTTTGCCGATATGCGTGCCGGTAAGTATAGCGATGGTACAAAAGTATTGCGTGCCAAGGTAGAACTGCCTAACGGGCAGTCAGGCATGGCGCACCCGAACATGCACATGCGCGATCCGATTATCTATCGCATCAAGCACGCACACCATCACCGCACGGGCGATGCGTGGTGTATTTACCCGATGTATGATTTTGCACACGGACAAAGCGATTCGATTGAGAAGATTACGCACAGCATTTGCACGCTGGAGTTTGTACCACACCGTGCGCTGTACGATTGGTTTATTGAAAACCTGGAGATTTATCCGTCCCGTCAGTATGAGTTTGCGCGATTAAACCTTACGTACACCGTAATGAGCAAGCGCAAATTGTTACAGTTGGTAAATGAAAATCACGTGAGCGGATGGGATGATCCGCGCATGCCTACACTAAGTGGTGTGCGCAGAAGAGGCTATACACCGGAAAGCCTTCGCGACTTTTGTGATCGTATTGGTGTTGCCAAACGCGACAACCTGATTGATGTGGGCTTGCTGGAATTCTGCGTACGCGAACACCTTAACAAAGTCGCACTGCGGAGAATGGTGGTGTTTGATCCAATAAAAGTGGTGATCACCAATTATCCGGAAGGAAAAACCGAAATAGTTTCCAGCGAGAATAATCCGGAAGATGAAGCAACAGGAACACGTGAAATTCCATTCAGTCGTGAAGTGTATATTGAGCAGGAAGATTTTATGGAGAATCCTCCAAAGAAATATTTCCGCTTAGCGCCCGGGCAAATGGTGCGATTAAAAAGTGCTTACATTATTAAATGCGAATCGGTTGTGAAAGATGCTAACGGTCATGTAACTGAACTACATTGCACCTACATTCCCGAAAGCCGTAGCGGTTCGGATACCTCCGGTATTAACGTGAAGGGCACGTTGCACTGGGTGAGTGTTGCACATGCCGTAAAAGCAGAAGTTCGTTTATACGATCGTCTTTTTAAAGTAGAAGATGTTGCTGACGCAGAAGGCGATTTTAAAGATCACCTCAATCCTGATTCATTAAAAATTCAAACTGTGTTTGCTGAACCTGATTTGTTAAAAGCGAAAGCAGATACGCGTTATCAGTTTATGCGTAAAGGTTACTTTGTTCTTGATCCCGACACCACTACTGATAAGCTTGTATTTAACAGGACGGTTACGCTTAGGGATATGTGGTCTAAAAGTAGCAAGACATAA
- a CDS encoding aspartate 1-decarboxylase: MMIEVLKSKIHRAKITQAELHYVGSITIDETLMKAANFIEGEKVTVVNVNNGERLETYVIKGEPGSGMICLNGPAARKVQVGDIVIIFSYASMEFEEAKNFKPSIVFPSPDNRLT; this comes from the coding sequence ATGATGATTGAGGTTTTAAAATCAAAGATACACCGCGCTAAAATTACCCAAGCCGAATTGCACTATGTGGGCAGTATAACCATTGATGAGACCCTCATGAAAGCCGCCAATTTTATTGAAGGTGAAAAGGTTACCGTAGTGAATGTAAACAATGGCGAGCGCCTGGAAACGTATGTTATTAAAGGCGAACCCGGTTCAGGCATGATTTGCCTCAACGGGCCTGCCGCGCGGAAAGTTCAGGTTGGTGATATCGTGATAATTTTCTCTTATGCGTCTATGGAATTCGAGGAAGCAAAAAACTTTAAACCATCGATTGTTTTTCCCTCACCCGATAACCGGCTAACTTAA
- a CDS encoding glycogen/starch synthase, giving the protein MSKLRILYVASEINPFLQTSEVADFVRKLPQAMQERGMEIRILVPRFGIINERKNRLHEVVRLSGINIAVGDEEKPLTIKVASIPNAKLQVYFIDNEDYFHRKSVFHDKENRFYADNDERAIFFCKGAIETVRKLGWAPDVVHCNDWITSFIPLYLKTTYKNDPLFKNAKTVFTIYNNSFTHKFKADIMDKVKMMDIEDKMLGNLKTADYEGFIRMGVEFSDAVIVAGENKKLEDLFKKIKEKKVETIDKDENYTESYFNLYNELVG; this is encoded by the coding sequence ATGTCAAAACTCCGTATTCTTTATGTAGCCAGCGAAATCAACCCTTTCTTGCAAACCTCAGAAGTAGCCGACTTTGTTCGTAAACTTCCTCAGGCAATGCAGGAAAGAGGTATGGAGATTCGCATATTGGTGCCGCGCTTTGGGATTATTAATGAGCGGAAGAACCGGTTACATGAAGTTGTCAGGTTATCAGGTATAAACATCGCTGTTGGCGATGAGGAAAAGCCGCTTACCATCAAGGTAGCTTCTATCCCTAATGCCAAGCTTCAGGTTTATTTTATCGACAATGAAGATTACTTCCACCGTAAGTCAGTCTTTCACGATAAAGAAAATCGTTTCTATGCTGATAACGATGAGCGTGCTATCTTCTTCTGTAAGGGTGCTATTGAAACCGTTCGTAAACTGGGATGGGCGCCCGATGTGGTTCACTGCAACGACTGGATTACCAGCTTTATACCGTTGTACCTGAAAACCACCTATAAGAACGACCCTTTGTTTAAAAATGCGAAAACTGTTTTCACGATTTACAATAACAGCTTTACCCATAAGTTTAAAGCTGATATTATGGATAAGGTGAAGATGATGGACATTGAAGACAAAATGTTGGGCAACCTTAAAACGGCCGACTACGAAGGGTTTATCCGTATGGGCGTTGAATTTTCCGATGCCGTAATTGTAGCAGGGGAAAACAAAAAGCTTGAAGACCTATTCAAAAAAATAAAGGAAAAGAAAGTCGAAACCATCGACAAAGACGAAAACTATACCGAATCATATTTCAATCTCTATAATGAACTTGTGGGTTAA
- a CDS encoding helix-turn-helix transcriptional regulator — MKTKKGNIMTLDQFKDKHYGKKGTAKRDKLEAGYESFKIGALLYEARLEKGLTQEELAEKVGTTKSYISKIENNIKEARLSTLQKIIELGLGGHLELSIKL, encoded by the coding sequence ATGAAAACGAAAAAAGGTAACATTATGACGCTTGACCAATTTAAGGACAAGCATTATGGAAAAAAGGGAACTGCCAAGCGGGACAAACTTGAAGCAGGTTATGAGAGTTTTAAAATTGGAGCTCTTCTTTATGAGGCTCGTCTTGAAAAAGGATTGACACAAGAGGAACTTGCAGAAAAAGTGGGGACAACGAAATCATATATTTCAAAGATTGAGAATAACATCAAAGAAGCAAGACTTTCGACACTTCAAAAGATAATTGAACTTGGACTTGGTGGACATTTGGAACTCTCAATTAAACTTTGA
- a CDS encoding RidA family protein: MSKTVIYSAHAPEPIGPYSQAIQAGNMLFVSGQIAIDKASGNLITGNIPDETTQVMKNLEFVLHEAGMNFSNVVKCSIFLKDMNNFPVVNEIYGKYFSVNPPARETVEVSRLPKDVNVEISCIAVK, encoded by the coding sequence ATGTCAAAAACAGTTATTTATTCAGCACATGCACCGGAGCCCATCGGGCCGTACAGCCAGGCTATACAAGCCGGAAATATGCTTTTCGTAAGCGGTCAGATCGCAATAGACAAAGCCTCCGGCAACCTGATCACCGGCAACATCCCGGATGAAACAACCCAAGTGATGAAAAATCTGGAATTTGTACTACACGAAGCAGGAATGAATTTTTCGAATGTGGTGAAGTGTTCCATCTTTTTAAAAGACATGAATAATTTTCCGGTGGTGAATGAAATCTACGGTAAGTATTTTTCAGTGAATCCTCCCGCGCGCGAAACTGTGGAGGTTAGCCGGTTGCCTAAAGATGTTAATGTGGAGATTTCGTGTATCGCGGTGAAATAA
- a CDS encoding acyl-CoA dehydrogenase: protein MNFQLTEEHLSVQQAARDFAQNDLLPGVIDRDTEQKFPAEQVKKMGELGFLGMMTNPKYNGGGMDTISYVLAMEEISKIDASASVCMSVNNSLVCWGLEKFGSEEQKEKYLKPLAAGKIIGAFCLSEPEAGSDATSQRTTAEDKGDYYLLNGTKNWITNGNSATVYIVIAQTDAAKRHKGINALIVEKGMPGFVVGKKEDKMGIRGSDTHSLMFTDVKVPKANRIGEDGFGFTFAMTTLNGGRIGIAAQALGIASGAYEFALKYSKERKAFGKHLSEHQAIQFKLAEMATKIDAARLLVWQAAYLKDQGKDFVKAAAQAKLFASQIAQEVTTEAVQIHGGYGYVKEFHVERLMRDAKITQIYEGTTEIQKLVISRELLRG from the coding sequence ATGAATTTTCAACTCACCGAAGAGCACCTGAGCGTTCAGCAAGCTGCACGTGATTTTGCCCAAAATGATTTACTCCCTGGTGTAATCGATCGTGACACAGAGCAAAAATTCCCTGCCGAGCAGGTAAAGAAAATGGGTGAACTTGGTTTTTTGGGCATGATGACCAATCCGAAATATAACGGAGGAGGCATGGATACCATTTCGTACGTATTAGCGATGGAAGAAATCTCAAAGATTGATGCCTCGGCTTCGGTGTGCATGTCGGTGAATAATTCATTGGTATGTTGGGGGTTGGAAAAATTTGGATCGGAAGAACAAAAAGAAAAATACCTGAAGCCATTAGCGGCCGGTAAGATTATTGGTGCGTTTTGTCTTTCTGAACCCGAAGCCGGGTCAGATGCCACCAGCCAGCGAACTACTGCCGAAGACAAAGGCGATTACTATCTGTTGAACGGAACTAAAAACTGGATTACCAACGGCAACAGCGCCACTGTGTATATAGTTATAGCGCAGACGGATGCAGCTAAACGCCACAAGGGAATTAATGCATTGATTGTTGAAAAAGGAATGCCTGGCTTTGTGGTTGGTAAAAAGGAAGACAAGATGGGCATTCGTGGATCAGACACGCACTCCCTTATGTTTACTGATGTTAAAGTACCAAAAGCCAATCGTATTGGTGAGGATGGTTTTGGTTTCACCTTCGCCATGACAACGCTTAATGGAGGCCGGATTGGTATTGCTGCACAAGCACTAGGTATTGCATCCGGTGCCTATGAGTTTGCACTAAAATATTCCAAGGAGCGTAAAGCTTTCGGAAAACATTTGTCCGAGCACCAGGCTATACAATTTAAGTTGGCTGAAATGGCCACCAAAATTGATGCGGCCCGATTACTGGTATGGCAGGCGGCATACCTGAAAGATCAGGGAAAGGATTTTGTAAAGGCGGCAGCACAGGCTAAACTCTTCGCTTCACAAATTGCGCAAGAGGTAACCACCGAAGCAGTTCAGATTCATGGTGGCTATGGATACGTAAAAGAATTTCATGTTGAGCGCCTGATGCGCGATGCAAAAATCACACAGATATACGAGGGCACAACGGAAATTCAGAAGTTGGTTATATCAAGAGAGTTGTTACGAGGGTGA
- the panC gene encoding pantoate--beta-alanine ligase produces MQIFKEIEPLRAFLVEKRRAGLSIGFVPTMGALHAGHLSLIVASRAQNQITVCSIFINPIQFNNPNDLVSYPRTLDKDLTLLNSTGCDVLFCPDEAQMEMSVHSLLNFSFGTLETVMEGKFRPGHFNGVAKVVAKLLHIVEPDTAYFGQKDWQQFVIIRALVEGLRFNVKLQSVETVREQDGLAMSSRNLRLSEGQRKQATLLYSSLCQARQKLKAGDSILSVKEFVNETFRSKADFSLEYFEVVDSENLMPLNNVHEAERPMACIAAFAGNVRLIDNMFLL; encoded by the coding sequence ATGCAGATTTTCAAGGAAATTGAGCCGTTAAGGGCATTTTTGGTTGAAAAAAGGAGGGCAGGACTTTCCATTGGATTTGTTCCAACCATGGGGGCCCTCCATGCCGGCCACCTTTCCCTTATCGTTGCCTCCCGGGCTCAAAATCAAATAACAGTATGTTCAATTTTCATTAACCCTATACAGTTTAATAACCCTAACGATCTGGTTTCTTATCCTAGAACCCTGGATAAGGACTTAACCCTTCTCAATTCGACAGGATGTGATGTGCTTTTTTGCCCCGATGAAGCGCAAATGGAAATGAGCGTACATTCTCTGCTAAATTTTTCTTTTGGAACCCTGGAAACCGTTATGGAGGGCAAATTCAGACCGGGTCATTTTAACGGGGTAGCTAAGGTAGTGGCTAAGCTTTTACACATTGTAGAACCGGACACTGCCTATTTTGGCCAAAAGGACTGGCAGCAGTTTGTGATAATTCGGGCTTTGGTTGAAGGGTTAAGATTTAATGTAAAGCTTCAATCTGTAGAAACAGTGCGAGAACAGGATGGTCTGGCCATGTCATCCCGAAACTTGCGGTTATCGGAAGGCCAGCGAAAGCAGGCAACCTTACTGTACAGCTCCTTATGCCAGGCAAGGCAAAAATTAAAGGCGGGCGACTCCATTTTAAGTGTCAAAGAATTTGTAAATGAAACCTTCAGATCGAAAGCTGATTTTTCGTTGGAATATTTTGAGGTTGTTGACAGTGAGAACCTAATGCCGTTGAATAACGTTCATGAAGCCGAAAGGCCCATGGCATGCATAGCTGCATTTGCAGGTAATGTGCGACTGATTGATAATATGTTTTTGCTATGA
- a CDS encoding flippase-like domain-containing protein, with protein sequence MKSRIRVFVQYIILLAITVFLVWFSLRAIPVEGDENKWDYILNTLYSANKLWLFLMLVFVMISHALRAERWRMLLHSTGHSTSFYNGFLSLMVGYLVNLVIPRGGEVSRCYNLYRLNKIPVEVSFGTVVLERIVDLILLVVVLVFAFVAEYDKLIGFLETLPWQPVVGKGRVGIIVLVMVILLVMAAMVYWLIKRNNKLRNRLQKVWKGFKAGLTSVAKLENKTLFVGYSVIIWLLYFAMSYAVIKAFNETSHLGLSAVLSLFAIGTIAMAAPLPGGAGSYHVLLPAGLVFLYQVPQANAVAFTFVFHGWQTLILIVAGVISLILTSFRLRSKAKNGLEQANG encoded by the coding sequence GTGAAATCACGTATTCGGGTTTTTGTTCAATATATTATTCTTCTTGCCATTACTGTCTTCCTGGTTTGGTTTTCGTTGCGGGCCATACCGGTGGAAGGAGATGAGAATAAATGGGATTACATTCTGAATACCCTCTACTCAGCGAATAAACTTTGGCTTTTTCTAATGCTGGTTTTTGTCATGATCAGTCATGCGCTTCGTGCCGAGCGTTGGCGTATGTTACTCCACTCAACAGGCCATTCAACTTCATTTTACAACGGATTCTTATCGCTTATGGTTGGTTACCTGGTAAACCTGGTCATTCCGCGTGGTGGTGAAGTTTCGCGTTGTTACAACCTGTACAGGTTAAATAAAATTCCGGTCGAGGTTTCTTTCGGTACCGTGGTGTTGGAGCGCATTGTTGATTTGATTTTATTGGTTGTGGTGTTGGTGTTTGCGTTTGTTGCCGAATACGATAAGCTGATTGGTTTTTTGGAAACCCTGCCATGGCAGCCGGTAGTGGGTAAGGGCAGGGTTGGGATAATCGTTTTGGTTATGGTAATCCTTTTGGTAATGGCAGCCATGGTCTATTGGCTTATAAAGCGAAATAATAAGTTAAGAAATCGCCTTCAAAAAGTATGGAAAGGATTTAAAGCCGGTTTAACATCAGTGGCTAAACTTGAGAATAAAACCTTGTTCGTTGGGTACTCGGTTATTATTTGGCTGCTTTACTTCGCCATGAGCTATGCCGTTATAAAGGCATTCAATGAAACATCGCATCTGGGGCTAAGTGCTGTTCTTTCCCTGTTCGCCATCGGCACGATTGCTATGGCAGCACCATTGCCGGGTGGTGCCGGTTCTTATCACGTTCTTTTACCGGCCGGGCTGGTGTTCCTTTACCAGGTACCTCAGGCCAATGCAGTGGCCTTTACGTTTGTGTTTCACGGCTGGCAAACATTGATTTTAATTGTCGCGGGGGTTATCTCACTAATCTTAACATCTTTTCGTCTTAGGAGTAAAGCAAAGAATGGGCTGGAACAAGCCAATGGATGA
- a CDS encoding type II toxin-antitoxin system RelE/ParE family toxin, protein MDKKKKQRTIIFYKTYFDDFFKGQKQKVKDKIIWTFDLIEELQRVPETYLKHIENTDGLFEIRVQLASDIFRIFCFFDQGQLVVLANGFQKKTQKTPKKEI, encoded by the coding sequence GTGGATAAAAAGAAGAAACAGAGGACAATTATTTTCTATAAGACCTACTTTGACGACTTCTTCAAAGGACAAAAGCAAAAGGTTAAGGATAAAATCATTTGGACTTTTGATTTGATTGAAGAATTGCAAAGAGTACCTGAGACGTATCTCAAGCACATTGAGAATACAGACGGACTATTTGAAATAAGAGTTCAATTAGCGAGCGACATCTTTAGAATATTCTGTTTCTTCGACCAAGGACAATTGGTTGTTTTAGCCAATGGATTTCAAAAGAAAACGCAGAAGACACCGAAAAAGGAAATTTAG